CGCCTGCACCGCCTCGACGGTCAGGATCTTCGGAGTCTCGGCGGAGATGTCGATGCCGGCCTCGCTCATCGCCTCGACGACAGCCGGGTTGACCGTGTCGGCAGGGGCCGAGCCGGCCGAGCGGACCTCCACCGCGTCGCCGGCGAGGTGCGTGAGGAAAGCCGCGGCCATCTGGGAGCGGCCGGCGTTGTGGACGCAGACGAAGAGAACCGAGGGCCGGTCGGCGGCGGGAGTGCTGTTCATGGTGGCGTCTTCCTGGGCGGCGGGTCAGGGAAGGGTGGGGGCGGCGAGTTCGGGCTCGGCGTGCATGGCGGGGGTATCGGCCTGTGCGGGAGCCGGACGCCCGAAGACCACCGTCACGAGCGCCAGTCCGAGTACGGCACCGATCACCTGGGCCGCCACGAAGGGGGCGACCGATCCAGGTGCGATGCCGGCGAATGTGTCCGTGAAGGCACGGCCGATCGTCACCGCCGGGTTCGCGAACGACGTTGAGGACGTGAACCAGTACGCCGCCCCGATGTACGACGCCACGGCGACCGGGGCGAAATGGGCACGGCCGACGCGGGCCAGCCCGAAGATCAGGAGGACGAGGCCGGCAGTGGCCACGATCTCGCCCAGCAGGAGGTGGCCGGCCGAGCGGTCGTGCGCCGACCACCGCACCAGCGGCTTGCCGAACATCGCGTCGGCCAGGACCGCACCCACTGTCGCTCCCGTGATCTGAGCCGGGACGTACGCGGCCACGTCCCGGGCCGTGAGCCCTTCACCATCGCGGCGGCCGGTGAACCAGGCCGCAAGGGTGACGACAGGGTTGAAGTGAGCCCCGGAGACAGGCCCGAGCAGCACGATGAGCACGCCCAGGCCGAACACGGTGGCCAGCGAGTTGGCGAGCAATTGGACGCCGACGTCCCGGGACAGTTCGGTGGCCTGGATACCGGAGCCGACCACCACCGCGACCAGTGCTGCCGAGCCCACGGACTCGGCCAGGGCACGGCGTCCCAGCGAGGCGCTCACGCGAGCGCCTCGGCCGCGGTCGGGGCCTTCAGGAACACGGCGAGCCGGTCGAGAGCCGCCGGCAGCACCCAGTAGTACACCCACGTGCCACGGCGCTCGCAGTCGATGAGACCGGCCTGGCGCAGGAGCTTGAGGTGGTGGGAGATCGTCGGCTGGGACAGGTCGAAGGCGGGGGTCAGCTCGCAGACGCAGACCTCGCCGCCCTCGCCGCGTGAGGCGATCATCGACAACAGGCGCAGCCGGACCGGGTCACCCAGAGCCTTGAACGCCTTCGCCAGCTCGGCCGCCTGGTCCTCGTCCAGCGGCGCGGATGCCAGCCCCGGGCAGCAGGCGGCGTCCTGGCCGATCACCTCAAGCACTTGTTTCGACATGCCTCTATGTTGACGTTTTTCGATCCAAGGCGCAAGGTTGCATCAATAAACTTCAATACAGGCCGTTCCGGGCACCGCCATGCCCAGTCACCCAGGAGTGAAGTGATGAACGAGCAGTCCACCGACCTGCGCGAAACCGTCCGCCAGCGCTACGCCGCCGCGGCCGTGAAGGTCAGTGAGGGCAACGCCGCCTGTTGCGGGCCCGAGCCGGTCGAGGTCGACGAGAACTTCGGCTCAACCCTGTACGCCGCCGACGAGCGCAACGTCCTGCCTGCCGAAGCGGTCGCCGCCTCCCTCGGCTGCGGCAACCCGACCGCCGTAGCAGAACTGCGCGAGGGCGAGCGCGTCCTCGACCTCGGCTCCGGTGGCGGCATCGACGTCCTGCTCTCCGCCCGCCGCGTCGGCCCGACCGGCAAGGCATACGGGCTCGACATGACCGACGAGATGCTCGCCCTGGCCCTGGCCAACACCGAGAAGGCGGGAGCCACCAATGTCGAGTTCCTCAAGGGCACCATCGAGGCCATCCCCCTCCCCGTCGACACGATCGACGTCGTCATCTCCAACTGCGTGATCAACCTGTCCGTCGACAAGCCCGCCGTCTTCGCCGAGACCTTCCGCGTCCTCAAGCCCGGCGGCCGTATCGGCGTCTCCGACGTCGTATCCGACGACACCCTCACCCCGGAACAGCGGGCCGAGCGCGGGGACCACGTCGGCTGCATCGCCGGTGCCCTGTCATTCGCGGAGTACCGCACCGGCCTGGAAGCCGCCGGATTCACCGGCATCGAGATCACCCCGACGCACGCGGTCGCGGACGGCATGCACTCCGCCGTCGTCCGCGCGGTCAAGCCTGCGAGCGCCCATGAGCCGGGGAACTCCGCTGCCACGGCCGACGCCTGCTGCGGAGTCACCGCTTGCTCCAGCCCGCAGGAACATGCAGCCAACCCGTCGACCACCGTGGCGGAGGCCAAGGCCGCTTCGGGGTGCGGCTGCCAGAGCTGATCCGCATGGCTCCCGGGCGCCCTCGGATCAGGCTGGGGTGGCCGGCCGCCGTCCTCGATCGATGGGTGGTGGCGGCCTGCCGACCGGCCCGATCATGAAGGGTCCACCGACGTCATACCTATGGCAGCCCCATCGGCTACGGCTGGGCAGCGAACTCCCTTCGGACCAGCACAAGAGCAACCCAACCCACCAGCATCGCGAGGGTGCCCACCGCGGACCGCTGGCCACCGATCAGAACGCCGAATGCTGCCAAGGAAACACCGAGCATGGCTATGGCAGCAGCGGCCGACTCTGCTCGGAGACGGCGAGTTGAACGCTTGCTCGTCGAGGGCCTGACGAGGAGACGGCCTAGGAGGATCTGGAGAGCGTTGATTGCGGCCAGGAGGGCCGCGCGAACACCGAGGATGCCGAGAACGGTGGGCATGGCGTGAAGTTACACATGCAGAAGTCGACGGAGGGTGTCGGGGCAATCCCTCACGGGTTCGCATCTCGCCCAGGCACGATGTCGAAGGGCCCACCGCAAGCCATGGGCCCTTCGACATCGTGCAGCTCGGTAGCCGACTCACCTGCTCTTGGGGGGCACCTGCGGGGACGCGGGCTCGGTGGCGAGCGTGGTGT
This Streptomyces sp. NBC_00377 DNA region includes the following protein-coding sequences:
- a CDS encoding arsenate reductase ArsC, with amino-acid sequence MNSTPAADRPSVLFVCVHNAGRSQMAAAFLTHLAGDAVEVRSAGSAPADTVNPAVVEAMSEAGIDISAETPKILTVEAVQASDVVITMGCGDTCPVFPGKTYLDWKLDDPAGQGVDAVRPIRDEIEHRIRGLLGDLGVQPRA
- a CDS encoding MIP/aquaporin family protein → MSASLGRRALAESVGSAALVAVVVGSGIQATELSRDVGVQLLANSLATVFGLGVLIVLLGPVSGAHFNPVVTLAAWFTGRRDGEGLTARDVAAYVPAQITGATVGAVLADAMFGKPLVRWSAHDRSAGHLLLGEIVATAGLVLLIFGLARVGRAHFAPVAVASYIGAAYWFTSSTSFANPAVTIGRAFTDTFAGIAPGSVAPFVAAQVIGAVLGLALVTVVFGRPAPAQADTPAMHAEPELAAPTLP
- the arsM gene encoding arsenite methyltransferase; protein product: MNEQSTDLRETVRQRYAAAAVKVSEGNAACCGPEPVEVDENFGSTLYAADERNVLPAEAVAASLGCGNPTAVAELREGERVLDLGSGGGIDVLLSARRVGPTGKAYGLDMTDEMLALALANTEKAGATNVEFLKGTIEAIPLPVDTIDVVISNCVINLSVDKPAVFAETFRVLKPGGRIGVSDVVSDDTLTPEQRAERGDHVGCIAGALSFAEYRTGLEAAGFTGIEITPTHAVADGMHSAVVRAVKPASAHEPGNSAATADACCGVTACSSPQEHAANPSTTVAEAKAASGCGCQS
- a CDS encoding ArsR/SmtB family transcription factor; this encodes MSKQVLEVIGQDAACCPGLASAPLDEDQAAELAKAFKALGDPVRLRLLSMIASRGEGGEVCVCELTPAFDLSQPTISHHLKLLRQAGLIDCERRGTWVYYWVLPAALDRLAVFLKAPTAAEALA